The following proteins come from a genomic window of Metarhizium brunneum chromosome 2, complete sequence:
- the MLH3 gene encoding DNA mismatch repair protein MLH3 has product MSIRPLPKDVVDRIKSSSAITSLNQVVCGLLTNSLDACCTKVNISLDYVLGNCTVQDNGLGIEPSEFEQDGGLCKLHHTSKSPPNPNIHGSHGSFIASVATLSLLTATSHHRHHASQASLSVHNGKVLARHVPALPDQRFELFSHGTRISIRNLFGSMPVRVKQRGLLFSDRVRLAREWESLMRDIAGLLLAWPTEVSISLREANTQWEQRLRSGNNEFVSRISRIFTQSGLAGSEDAGSWVPVSASCRRVRIKGAISTNPVATRRSQIMSLGIRPIPNSFGTNVLYEEANKLFQGSNFGVVDTEEHIGGIQGKPRKGIERWPMFYLEIHLLGTDEDLAMEDVLGDSKHSLQAIIDLLKVVCYGFLKKHLLQPKQIQRIAEVPVTARTRHPPRRLTGQSISEGQKCSRLPSAATPEPEPRRPCSPFDAWNRLKVGRAVAEPKVAYQSVESPATADKPTTRRLVGDRGVLLQRPFDDAAEIEPSVQSPHMNEPEVLVEATTEKNNTKSLEVDSKAETSSPKTRLTRQVEQISEGRPKAQPQEWLQNIIRSWKNPVFELTEPRIPSLDQAIPVERPVNANYDGPCSKFYSQEYHVQFESAAMALDGRLSRTSLAQAEVIGQVDKKFLLLRLPLHTPNVAQGTEASSTLIMLDQHAADERCRLEELMSQYFQLNPLQAVTELLEKPIVFEVSAREYELLGRFHSHFRTWGIMYVMCKTSSMNEHQIEIKSLPPSILERCRTEPKLVIDLVRKEIWKLEDRTIPPQPVYEPGKPWVSSFHNCPQGILELLHSRSCRSKVTTNTIIFVQPANNSQVPSCLMMSSARTNASEWSNVYRDVPFHFSVRTGARAWYRWSISD; this is encoded by the exons ATGTCCATCCGCCCCCTCCCCAAGGATGTCGTTGACAGAATCaagtcctcctcggcaatcACCTCCCTAAACCAAGTTGTGTGCGGTCTGCTCACCAATTCCCTGGACGCATGCTGCACCAAGGTCAACATCAGCCTCGACTATGTCTTGGGCAACTGCACCGTCCAGGACAACGGGCTTGGTATAGAACCAAGTGAATTTgaacaagacggcggccTGTGTAAACTACATC ACACATCAAAGAGTCCGCCGAATCCAAACATCCACGGCAGTCATGGCAGCTTTATTGCCTCCGTCGCCACCCTTTCGCTCCTGACAGCTACGTCGCATCACCGGCACCACGCATCTCAAGCATCTCTATCCGTTCACAATGGCAAGGTGCTTGCTCGCCATGTTCCAGCCCTGCCAGACCAGCGGTTCGAACTATTCAGCCATGGAACCCGCATTAGCATTCGCAATCTATTTGGGTCAATGCCCGTCAGGGTAAAGCAGCGAGGGCTCCTATTTTCTGACCGTGTTCGGCTCGCCAGAGAATGGGAATCTCTGATGCGAGATATTGccgggctgctgctggcgtggCCAACCGAAGTGTCCATCTCGTTGAGGGAAGCAAATACGCAATGGGAACAGCGCCTGAGATCGGGCAATAATGAGTTTGTTTCGCGGATTTCACGGATATTCACACAGTCAGGCCTTGCCGGTAGCGAAGACGCTGGCTCGTGGGTGCCCGTATCAGCGTCATGTCGCCGTGTCCGCATCAAGGGAGCCATCTCAACAAACCCGGTCGCAACTCGTCGGTCGCAGATAATGAGCCTCGGCATTCGACCGATACCCAACAGCTTTGGCACCAATGTACTTTACGAAGAGGCCAATAAGCTTTTCCAGGGTTCCAACTTCGGTGTGGTTGACACTGAGGAGCATATAGGTGGTATTCAGGGGAAGCCTAGAAAGGGCATTGAACGGTGGCCAATGTTCTATCTGGAGATTCACCTTCTCGGAACCGATGAAGACTTGGCTATGGAGGACGTCCTCGGGGACTCAAAACATAGTCTGCAGGCCATAATTGACCTTCTGAAAGTTGTCTGCTACGGGTTTCTGAAGAAGCATTTGCTGCAGCCCAAGCAAATCCAACGAATTGCTGAGGTGCCAGTCACTGCAAGGACCAGGCACCCTCCAAGACGTCTAACCGGGCAGTCTATATCCGAAGGCCAAAAGTGTTCTCGACTACCGTCTGCTGCAACCCCAGAACCAGAACCCCGACGACCATGCAGCCCATTCGATGCATGGAATCGTCTCAAAGTCGGGCGGGCTGTCGCTGAACCCAAGGTCGCCTACCAATCTGTTGAGAGTCCCGCTACAGCCGATAAGCCTACAACTCGCCGTCTTGTAGGTGACAGGGGTGTGCTTTTGCAAAGGCCATTTGACGATGCTGCTGAGATCGAACCATCTGTCCAGAGCCCACATATGAACGAGCCTGAGGTCCTCGTGGAGGCAACTACAGAAAAGAACAACACAAAGAGCCTTGAAGTAGATAGCAAGGCTGAAACATCGTCACCAAAGACAAGATTGACACGGCAAGTTGAACAGATTTCGGAAGGCAGGCCAAAAGCCCAACCCCAGGAATGGCTGCAGAACATCATACGTTCATGGAAGAACCCCGTCTTTGAATTAACGGAGCCTCGAATACCATCCCTGGACCAGGCCATTCCCGTAGAGCGGCCAGTCAATGCAAACTATGATGGGCCATGCAGCAAATTTTACTCCCAAGAATATCATGTACAGTTCGAAtcagctgccatggccctggATGGACGGCTGTCCCGAACTTCATTAGCTCAAGCTGAGGTCAttggccaagttgacaaGAAGTTCCTTCTCCTCCGGCTACCTCTGCACACACCAAACGTGGCCCAAGGTACAGAAGCATCATCGACACTCATCATGCTAGATCAACACGCGGCGGATGAGAGGTGTCGCCTAGAGGAGCTAATGTCTCAGTATTTTCAGTTAAATCCTCTGCAAGCTGTGACAGAGCTTTTAGAGAAGCCAATCGTATTTGAAGTTTCAGCCAGAGAATACGAGCTCTTGGGTCGATTTCATAGCCACTTTCGTACATGGGGTATCATGTATGTCATGTGCAAGACGAGCAGCATGAATGAGCACCAGATTGAGATCAAGTCTCTTCCGCCAAGCATTCTAGAGCGGTGTCGGACCGAACCAAAGCTGGTGATTGACCTAGTACGCAAAGAAATCTGGAAGCTTGAGGATAGAACTATACCACCTCAGCCGGTCTATGAGCCGGGCAAACCGTGGGTTTCCAGTTTCCACAACTGTCCCCAAGGTATACTGGAGCTGCTTCACTCCAGATCTTGTCGAAGTAAGGTGACCACAAATACCATCATATTCGTGCAGCCCGCTAACAACTCACAGGTGCCATCATGTTTAATGATGAGCTCGGCAAGGACGAATGCAAGCGAGTGGTCCAACGTCTATCGCGATGTGCCTTTCCATTTCAGTGTGCGCACGGGCGCCCGAGCTTGGTACCGCTGGTCGATATCGGATTAG
- the pro11 gene encoding Striatin Pro11 codes for MGPTVGNGVGGMDMGMGMGMSMHPNGTNQPQATEYTLQGVMRFLQTEWHRHERDRNAWEIEKQEMRGRIAHLEGQARRADATQKALKKYVTILERKVKDQAAKLKGTAATEAAEAAKNDRAAKIQEKLRTSSDKYSVPGVEGIEVEKPDDDTQRIELKTFLDQCQSEFLYLMITPANPLPPRDSPPLPMIEDLREVEQFGMPPPQHMDRQYQMQRQNVNHVQDFNVMNARQQPPQNAGPQMQQPPANFAPKQELQPQPMLRSAGDNQQAMYGTPSDWSAPVSVTTRPVEENLPGPNHAAEALGGIQDATESRDKIPPNADPDGWDFPEGTFPEPGAVPQNPPSATNRPDTDVFPNAEYLPKSPNRVPSGGHRRKGSMSRRRSGEHELGLGSSQKSDSGNFKLRFGLRGHLDTVRTVIFSGGGSPGEPEICTAGDDGMIKRFHIPRLDHPGPFAGAASDLDVIANFTHRGHSGSVLSLTSWSPAPNFSTGGRAQGDGWIFSGGQDATIRVWERGRVDPKATLEGHTDAVWALCVLPTTLGAIFGTSSPYGNADRILLVSGAADGSVRIWSVSAPPQLSSPQPGSNRGMTGRGGRVRGNSMSSGSGFSNSPQASVASSSPFHYTLVHVVSRGDGSKGSPTCIAPLGTSGETFVVSYSDAAVIVYDTKTGEQVGSMDSMETYDGSVKTGVNAIVATTIGLDQGNQHHGSSLGGEEENAAGGPTGGRSMAGSGVEGTIISGHEDRFVRFFDANSGQCTYNMLAHPDAISSLSLSPDGRELVSAGHDASLRFWSLEKRSCTQEITSHRVMRGEGICSCVWSQDGRWVVSGGGDGVVKVFAR; via the exons ATGGGCCCGACCGTGGGCAACGGCGTGGGCGGGATGGATATGGGTATGGGTATGGGCATGAGCATGCATCCAAACGGGACAAATCAACCTCAGGCGACCGAGTATACTCTGCAAGGCGTTATGCGGTTCTTGCAGACCGAATGGCATCGACATGAGCGAGACAGAAACGCCTGGGAAATCGAGAAACAGGAGATGCGAGGGAGGATAGCTCATCTCGAGGGCCAGGCACGGAGAGCAGATGCCACTCAGAAGGCCCTCAAGAAATATGTTACGATTCTTGAACGAAAAGTCAAAGACCAGGCGGCAAAGCTGAAGGGCACAGCGGCTACggaagccgccgaggcgGCAAAGAATGACCGTGCTGCCAAAATTCAGGAGAAGCTTCGAA CTTCGTCGGATAAATACAGCGTACCAGGCGTTGAGGGCATCGAGGTCGAGAAGCCCGATGATGATACGCAAAGAATCGAGCTGAAGACGTTCCTCGACCAGTGCCAATCCGAATTTTTGTACTTGATGATTACGCCCGCCAACCCCCTACCACCCCGCGACTCACCACCGCTTCCGATGATTGAGGACTTGCGCGAAGTTGAACAATTTGGGATGCCACCACCCCAGCACATGGATCGACAGTACCAGATGCAACGACAGAATGTGAACCACGTCCAGGACTTCAACGTGATGAATGCGAGACAGCAGCCTCCCCAGAATGCTGGGCCTCAAATGCAGCAGCCTCCGGCCAACTTTGCTCCGAAGCAGGAGCTACAGCCACAGCCGATGCTTCGATCTGCCGGCGATAATCAGCAGGCCATGTATGGGACGCCCAGCGATTGGTCTGCCCCCGTATCCGTGACGACCCGTCCCGTCGAAGAGAACCTGCCAGGTCCCAACCACGCTGCCGAGGCGCTGGGTGGTATTCAGGACGCGACGGAGTCGAGGGACAAGATTCCGCCAAATGCTGATCCCGATGGCTGGGACTTTCCGGAAGGTACCTTTCCAGAACCTGGTGCTGTTCCACAGAATCCCCCGTCTGCAACGAACCGTCCCGACACCGACGTGTTTCCCAACGCCGAGTACCTGCCCAAGTCGCCCAACAGAGTGCCCAGCGGTGGACATCGGAGAAAAGGCTCAATGTCAAGAAGACGCAGCGGCGAGCATGAGTTGGGACTGGGATCTAGTCAAAAGTCGGACAGTGGCAACTTCAAGCTGCGCTTTGGACTACGGGGTCATCTAGATACCGTCCGCACAGTCATCTTCtctggtggtggcagccCGGGAGAGCCTGAGATTTGCACGgctggcgacgacggcatgaTTAAGCGGTTCCACATTCCCAGGCTCGACCATCCTGGCCCGTTTGCCGGAGCCGCCTCTGATTTGGATGTCATCGCCAATTTCACGCACCGCGGCCACTCCGGCTCGGTTTTGAGTCTGACATCGTGGTCGCCTGCGCCCAACTTCTCTACTGGTGGTCGTGCGCAAGGCGATGGATGGATATTTTCtggcggccaagatgccaccATTCGTGTGTGGGAGCGTGGGCGAGTCGATCCCAAGGCAACTCTTGAGGGCCACACGGATGCCGTGTGGGCTCTGTGCGTCTTGCCCACCACGTTGGGTGCAATATTCGGTACATCAAGTCCCTACGGGAACGCAGATCGCATACTGCTCGTTTCCGGAGCCGCAGACGGATCAGTCCGTATCTGGTCAGTGAGCGCTCCGCCACAGCTGAGCTCACCGCAGCCAGGCTCGAATCGGGGCATGACTGGCCGCGGTGGCAGAGTCCGCGGCAACTCGATGAGCTCTGGCAGTGGCTTCTCAAACTCGCCTCAGGCCAGTGTCGCGTCCAGCTCCCCATTCCACTACACACTGGTGCACGTGGTCTCGCGGGGGGACGGCTCCAAGGGCAGCCCTACGTGCATCGCGCCGCTGGGGACCTCTGGCGAAACATTTGTCGTGTCCTACTcagacgccgccgtcattgTCTACGATACCAAAACAGGCGAGCAGGTCGGGTCGATGGACAGCATGGAAACGTACGACGGGTCCGTCAAGACGGGCGTCAACGCCATTGTGGCCACGACGATTGGCCTAGACCAAGGCAACCAGCACCATGGCAGCAGCCTGgggggagaggaggagaatgCGGCCGGGGGCCCGACGGGCGGGCGATCCATGGCGGGCTCCGGCGTGGAGGGCACGATTATTTCGGGGCACGAGGATCGATTCGTGCGCTTCTTCGATGCCAACAGCG GCCAATGTACGTACAACATGCTGGCTCATCCCGACGCCATCTCCAGCCTGTCACTGAGCCCCGACGGCCGCGAGCTCGTAAGCGCCGGCCACGACGCGTCGCTGCGGTTCTGGAGTCTGGAGAAGAGGTCATGTACACAAGAGATTACGAGCCACCGAGTGATGCGCGGGGAGGGTATTTGCTCATGCGTCTGGAGTCAGGACGGGCGGTGGGTGGTCagcggtggcggcgacggagtAGTCAAGGTATTTGCGCGATAG
- the rhp14 gene encoding DNA repair protein rad14, with product MERGTTPPPSTTAPVASPPTPEVTRRIEENRLRAKAIRDQREAEQRAAGKTSNTPKSAAGFVPTEHVHVSKPVNGKRLYSEISSQASSAMASGTNRDGRNKGDEEALRPARKFTKFVDYNMSSMTDTKGGFLTTEDDPHNYALGAKKPGQEDEQRPKDMTVQEWERMQLIRKLQRQKAGPFEPGISVLDDEEKRKKCRECKSLEIDFVWEEVFHICVCNKCKEKYPEKYSLLTKTECKEDYLLTDPELRDPELLPHLSKPNPHKSHWHDMMLFLRFQVEEYAVNTKWGSAEKLDAEYERREAQKKARKEAKFKEKLMDLKRKTRTDAFRRQAGTLGKSGANKFGDSIRDTKHVHQWGRTVENEEGMTIKTCVDCGMEVEELEL from the exons ATGGAGCGAGGGACAACGCCACCTCCGTCTACAACGGCACCTGTCGCCTCGCCACCGACGCCCGAAGTTACCAGACGAATC GAAGAGAATCGATTGCGTGCCAAAGCCATCCGAGACCAACGTGAAGCCGAGCAACGTGCTGCTGGCAAGACTTCCAACACCCCCAAGTCTGCGGCTGGATTTGTTCCCACTGAACATGTTCACGTCTCCAAGCCAGTAAATGGAAAGCGCTTGTACAGTGAAATCTCTTCGCAAGCTTCGTCTGCGATGGCGTCGGGGACCAACCGCGATGGCCGTAACAAAGGCGACGAAGAGGCTTTGCGCCCAGCCCGCAAATTTACCAAGTTTGTCGATTACAATATGAGCTCCATGACCGATACAAAGGGTGGTTTCTTGACAACAGAAGATGACCCTCATAACTACGCCTTGGGCGCAAAAAAACCGGGACAGGAAGATGAGCAACGACCAAAGGACATGACTGTCCAGGAGTGGGAGCGCATGCAACTAATCCGGAAGCTTCAACGACAAAAGGCGGGCCCATTCGAGCCTGGAATCAGTGTTTTAGACGATgaagagaaaaggaagaagtGTAGAGAGTGCAAGAGCCTGGAGATCGATTTTGTCTGGGAGGAGGTCTTTCATATTTGCGTTTGCAACAAGTGCAAGGAAAAGTACCCCGAGAAGTACTCACTCCTGACCAAGACGGAGTGCAAGGAGGACTATTTATTAACCGACC CCGAACTGCGAGACCCAGAGCTCTTGCCCCATCTTTCGAAGCCGAACCCGCATAAATCTCATTGGCATGACATGATGCTGTTCCTGCGATTCCAAGTTGAGGAGTATGCGGTCAACACGAAATGGGGATCTGCAGAAAAGCTGGATGCAGAGTATGAGAGGCGAGAAGCACAAAAGAAGGCGCGGAAAGAGGCCAAGTTTAAAGAGAAACTGATGGATTTGAAGCGCAAGACTCGAACAGACGCCTTCCGACGACAGGCTGGTACGCTAGGCAAGTCGGGCGCAAACAAATTCGGAGATTCCATACGAGATACGAAGCATGTCCATCAATGGGGCCGCACTGTAGAGAATGAGGAGGGCATGACGATAAAGACATGTGTTGATTGTGGCATGGAAGTTGAAGAGCTGGAATTGTAA
- the PHO88 gene encoding SRP-independent targeting protein 3, giving the protein MAGLNPQITNLVIMLGMMQVSKRIPFDDPNVLNTVRAVYLGSNVLIALLYLYIGSQINKKKDLTTLKYVEPPPMGSTEEGKLVTTTIQAYDKDQLRALFRGQMMGIAIMGFMHLYMKYTNPLLIQSILPVKSALESNLVKIHIYGQPASGDLKRPFKQAAGFMSAMQQGQAQSDKKAVEAAEKSGRGGAKEE; this is encoded by the exons ATGGCCGGCCTCAACCCCCAGAT CACCAACCTCGTCATCATGTTGGGCATGATGCAGGTGTCGAAGCGCATTCCCTTTGACGACCCCAACGTCCTCAACACCGTTCGCGCCGTCTACCTGGGCAGCAATGTCCTCATTGCCCTGCTGTACCTGTACATTGGATCGCAgatcaacaagaagaagg ACCTGACGACGCTCAAGTACGTCGAGCCCCCGCCCATGGGCTCCACGGAAGAAGGCAAGCTCGTCACGACCACGATCCAGGCCTACGACAAGGACCAGCTCCGCGCGCTCTTCCGCGGACAGATGATGggcatcgccatcatgggcTTCATGCACCTGTACATGAAGTACACCAACCCCCTCCTCATCCAGAGCATCCTGCCCGTCAAGAGCGCCCTCGAGAGCAACCTCGTCAAGATCCACATCTACGGCCAGCCCGCCAGCGGCGACCTCAAGCGCCCCTTCAAGCAGGCCGCCGGCTTCATGAGCGCCATGCAGCAGGGCCAGGCCCAGAGCGACAAGaaggccgtcgaggctgccgagaagtcgggccgcggcggcgccaaggaAGAGTAG